A genomic region of Phenylobacterium parvum contains the following coding sequences:
- the dapB gene encoding 4-hydroxy-tetrahydrodipicolinate reductase, translating to MTQPIRIAVSGALGRMGLAVAAAVEAAPDLVLAGRFDRPDAAGAGLVDRSAALQGADVVVDFSTPAASVALAGEAATLGGPALVIGSTGFSPGEIDALAQAALRIPIVRAGNFSLGVNMLMGLVELASAALSPAEFDIEVTEAHHRRKVDAPSGTALMLGEAAARGRGVDLNQAAIRARDGITGARAEGAIGFSVVRGGGVIGEHSVLFAGEDEILTLSHSARDRGLFARGALAAARWAVARAPGAYDMQDVLGFRR from the coding sequence GGTGGAGGCCGCGCCCGACCTCGTCCTCGCCGGCCGGTTCGACCGTCCCGACGCGGCGGGTGCTGGCCTGGTTGACCGCTCCGCGGCCCTCCAGGGCGCTGACGTGGTGGTCGACTTCTCGACGCCGGCCGCCTCCGTCGCCCTGGCCGGGGAGGCCGCCACCCTGGGCGGTCCGGCCCTGGTGATCGGCTCCACAGGCTTCTCGCCCGGCGAGATCGACGCCCTGGCCCAGGCGGCCCTGCGCATCCCGATCGTCCGGGCCGGGAACTTCTCCCTCGGGGTGAACATGCTGATGGGCCTGGTCGAGCTGGCCTCCGCGGCCCTCTCGCCCGCCGAGTTCGACATCGAGGTGACCGAGGCCCACCACCGCCGCAAGGTCGACGCCCCCTCCGGCACGGCCCTCATGCTGGGCGAGGCCGCGGCGCGGGGGCGCGGGGTGGACCTGAACCAGGCCGCCATCCGCGCCCGGGACGGGATCACCGGCGCGCGCGCCGAAGGCGCCATCGGCTTTTCCGTCGTGCGCGGCGGCGGGGTGATCGGCGAGCACTCGGTCCTGTTCGCCGGAGAGGATGAGATCCTGACCCTAAGCCACTCCGCCCGGGACCGGGGCCTCTTCGCCCGCGGCGCCCTGGCCGCCGCCCGCTGGGCCGTTGCGCGCGCGCCCGGCGCCTACGACATGCAGGACGTCCTCGGCTTCCGGCGCTGA